A genome region from Myroides fluvii includes the following:
- a CDS encoding malate:quinone oxidoreductase codes for MSSIQKSEVDVVLVGAGIMSATLGILLKELNPNLKIEILERLDRAAAESSDAMNNAGTGHSAFCELNYTPEKADGSIDATKAISIVEQFEVSRQFWSYLVKKNVLKDPRKFINSVPHMSFVWGKDNVSFLEKRYNELQKYPLFHGMEFSKEEDQIKTWAPLLMEERKLDDVYAATYMPIGTDVNFGELTREIFDHLTTEDGVNVHFNNQVTDIKRKGDKWSITAKDEKTGEQRKVKAKFVFVGAGGGAILLLQKADIPESKGYGGFPVGGEWLVCSNPKIVQKHMAKVYGKASVGAPPMSVPHLDTRFIDGKHSLLFGPYAGFSTKFLKRGSNLDLFKSLELNNIGPMLGAGMRNLDLTKYLIGQVLQSDKSRYEALREYFPDAQEEDWKVEHAGQRVQVIKRDKDGKGILQFGTEVVNAADGSIAALLGASPGASTATAIMLKLLANCFPTEFNSPEWKSKFKEMIPSYGLKLNEHPEMVADIRENCSKVLRIFPNN; via the coding sequence ATGTCAAGTATACAAAAATCTGAGGTTGATGTTGTTTTGGTAGGAGCTGGAATCATGAGCGCTACGCTTGGGATCTTACTAAAAGAATTAAATCCGAACCTAAAAATCGAAATCTTAGAGCGTTTAGATCGCGCTGCGGCTGAGAGTTCAGACGCAATGAATAATGCAGGTACAGGACACTCTGCATTTTGTGAATTAAACTATACACCAGAAAAAGCTGATGGTAGCATTGATGCAACAAAAGCAATTAGCATTGTTGAGCAATTTGAAGTGTCAAGGCAGTTCTGGTCATACTTGGTAAAAAAGAATGTATTAAAAGACCCTCGTAAATTTATCAATTCGGTACCGCATATGAGTTTCGTATGGGGAAAAGATAACGTAAGTTTCTTAGAGAAAAGATATAACGAGCTTCAAAAGTATCCCTTGTTTCACGGAATGGAGTTTTCCAAAGAAGAGGACCAAATTAAAACGTGGGCGCCTTTGTTAATGGAAGAAAGAAAACTAGACGATGTATATGCCGCTACGTATATGCCAATCGGAACAGATGTGAACTTTGGAGAATTAACAAGAGAGATTTTTGATCACTTGACAACGGAAGATGGCGTAAATGTGCACTTCAATAATCAAGTGACAGACATCAAGCGAAAAGGCGACAAATGGAGCATTACTGCAAAAGATGAGAAAACAGGAGAACAGCGAAAAGTAAAAGCAAAATTCGTATTCGTAGGTGCGGGTGGTGGAGCAATCTTATTGTTGCAAAAAGCAGATATTCCTGAAAGTAAAGGATATGGTGGTTTCCCAGTTGGTGGAGAATGGCTGGTGTGTAGCAATCCGAAGATTGTGCAAAAACACATGGCTAAAGTGTATGGAAAAGCATCAGTAGGTGCACCTCCTATGTCTGTGCCCCACTTAGATACACGCTTTATCGATGGCAAACACTCACTGTTGTTTGGCCCTTATGCAGGTTTCTCAACAAAATTTTTGAAAAGAGGATCCAATCTAGATTTATTTAAATCACTAGAGCTAAATAATATCGGCCCGATGCTAGGAGCGGGAATGCGCAACCTCGATTTGACAAAATACTTAATCGGACAAGTGTTACAATCGGATAAATCAAGATATGAAGCGCTGAGAGAATACTTCCCTGATGCACAAGAGGAAGATTGGAAAGTAGAACACGCCGGACAACGTGTACAGGTAATCAAAAGAGATAAAGACGGAAAGGGAATTTTACAATTCGGAACTGAAGTAGTGAATGCCGCTGATGGTTCTATTGCCGCTTTATTGGGCGCTTCTCCAGGAGCCTCAACAGCAACCGCTATTATGTTGAAATTACTAGCCAATTGCTTCCCTACTGAATTCAATTCACCAGAATGGAAAAGTAAATTCAAAGAGATGATTCCTTCTTATGGACTTAAATTGAATGAACACCCAGAAATGGTGGCAGATATTAGAGAAAACTGTTCTAAAGTTTTGAGGATTTTTCCAAATAACTAA
- a CDS encoding AIR synthase related protein → MSSSNRYALRGVSAEKEDVHNAIKNIDKGLFPKAFCKIIPDHLTGDEEYCLIMHADGAGTKSSLAYMYWKETGDISVWKGIAQDALIMNIDDLLCVGATDNILLSSTIGRNKNLVPGEVISAIINGTEELIEELKSFGVTIHSTGGETADVGDLVRTIIVDSTVTARMKRSDVIDNANIQAGDVIVGLESFGQATYEKGYNGGMGSNGLTSARHDVFDHSLAAKYPESYDSSVPEELVYSGKVQLTDAVANAPIDAGKLVLSPTRTYAPIIKAILDQYKADDVHGMIHCSGGAQTKILHFVDHLHIIKDNLFEVPPLFQLIQEQSKTDWKEMYQVFNCGHRMELYVNPAIADDIIALAQSFNVRAQIVGRVEASADKKLTIQSTYGTFTY, encoded by the coding sequence ATGAGTTCAAGTAATAGATACGCGCTTCGCGGAGTTTCTGCTGAGAAAGAAGATGTTCACAATGCAATAAAGAACATAGATAAAGGATTGTTTCCTAAAGCATTCTGTAAAATTATTCCCGATCACTTAACAGGGGATGAGGAATATTGTTTGATTATGCATGCGGATGGAGCAGGAACAAAATCGTCATTAGCTTATATGTACTGGAAAGAAACAGGAGACATTTCTGTTTGGAAAGGCATTGCTCAAGATGCCTTGATTATGAATATTGACGATTTATTGTGTGTAGGTGCAACAGATAATATCTTGTTGTCTAGCACAATTGGACGTAATAAAAATCTAGTTCCAGGTGAAGTGATTTCGGCTATCATCAACGGAACAGAAGAACTAATTGAAGAATTAAAATCATTTGGTGTAACGATTCACTCTACAGGTGGAGAAACAGCGGATGTGGGAGATTTAGTACGTACAATTATCGTGGATTCTACGGTTACAGCGCGTATGAAACGCAGTGATGTAATTGACAATGCCAATATCCAAGCGGGCGATGTTATTGTCGGATTGGAATCTTTTGGACAAGCAACCTACGAGAAAGGGTATAATGGAGGAATGGGAAGCAACGGACTTACTTCTGCACGTCATGATGTATTTGATCATTCTTTAGCTGCTAAATATCCTGAAAGTTATGATTCGTCTGTTCCAGAAGAATTAGTATATTCTGGAAAAGTTCAGTTGACAGATGCTGTTGCCAATGCGCCTATCGACGCGGGTAAATTAGTACTATCGCCAACGAGAACCTACGCGCCAATCATCAAAGCGATTTTAGATCAATATAAAGCGGATGATGTACACGGTATGATTCACTGTAGTGGTGGAGCACAAACTAAAATTTTACACTTTGTAGATCACCTACATATTATCAAAGACAATTTATTTGAAGTACCTCCTTTGTTTCAATTGATACAAGAACAATCCAAAACAGATTGGAAAGAAATGTATCAGGTATTCAACTGTGGACACCGCATGGAATTATACGTAAATCCTGCTATTGCGGATGATATCATTGCATTGGCTCAGTCATTTAATGTAAGAGCACAAATTGTCGGACGTGTAGAAGCTTCAGCAGATAAGAAATTAACGATTCAATCCACATACGGGACATTTACTTACTAA
- the ruvX gene encoding Holliday junction resolvase RuvX: MGRLLAIDFGQKRTGIAVTDELQIIASGLTTVSTSELMSFLKDYFQKEKVDRVIIGEPKRLNNEPSEVTPILNEFIAAFTKTFPTMPVERIDERFTSKMAFQTMIDSGLRKKQRQNKALIDEIAATIILQDYMGRNAI; the protein is encoded by the coding sequence ATGGGACGTTTACTAGCTATTGATTTTGGTCAAAAAAGAACCGGTATCGCTGTAACAGATGAGTTGCAAATTATTGCATCAGGCTTAACTACGGTGTCTACCAGTGAATTAATGTCTTTTTTGAAAGATTATTTTCAGAAGGAAAAAGTAGATCGAGTAATTATTGGTGAACCGAAGCGCTTGAATAATGAGCCCTCAGAGGTAACGCCAATTTTAAATGAGTTTATTGCTGCCTTTACTAAGACTTTTCCCACGATGCCTGTGGAGCGTATTGACGAGCGCTTTACCTCTAAAATGGCCTTTCAAACCATGATTGATAGTGGCTTAAGGAAAAAACAAAGACAGAACAAAGCTTTGATTGACGAAATCGCAGCCACCATCATTTTACAAGATTATATGGGACGCAATGCGATTTAA
- a CDS encoding catalase, whose protein sequence is MENKKLTTASGRPYVEHENSMTAGERGPVLLQDYILHEKMAHFNRERIPERVVHAKGSGAYGTFTVTNDITPYTKAKLFSEVGKQTKVFLRFSTVGGEKGSADSERDPRGFALRFYTEDGNWDVVGNNTPVFFIKDAKKFSDFIHTQKRHPQTNLKSATMMWDFWSLNPESLHQVLILMSDRGTPYGYRHMNGYGSHTFSMINAENERVYVKFHFKTAQGIKNLTGPEADQMRTADMDYAQRDLFEHIEKGAFPKWNLKIQVMTEAESRVAKVNPFDVTKVWPHKDYPLVDVGVLELNENPQNYFQDVEQAAFAPTHIVDGIGFSPDRMLQGRILSYPDAQRYRLGANYEQIPVNRCPFATNNYQRDGAMRIDGNGGSEPNYYPNSFDNIVVDQSYKEPALDLGEHVVADHYDRNGVGEDDHFTQPGNLYRIMTEEAKANTVSNIVGAMSGIDGPKREEIIFRQLCHWFRADADLGMRIAKGLQVDVSQFMK, encoded by the coding sequence ATGGAAAACAAAAAATTGACAACCGCTTCGGGAAGACCTTACGTAGAACATGAAAATTCGATGACAGCAGGAGAAAGAGGACCTGTATTGTTACAAGATTACATCTTGCATGAGAAAATGGCGCATTTTAATCGTGAGCGCATTCCAGAGCGCGTGGTACACGCAAAAGGTTCAGGAGCTTATGGAACGTTTACCGTTACGAATGATATTACTCCTTATACGAAGGCTAAACTTTTTAGTGAAGTAGGGAAACAAACGAAAGTATTCTTGCGTTTCTCAACCGTAGGGGGAGAAAAGGGATCGGCAGATTCAGAGCGCGATCCACGTGGATTTGCTCTTCGATTTTATACAGAAGATGGAAACTGGGATGTAGTAGGAAACAACACGCCTGTTTTCTTTATTAAGGATGCGAAGAAGTTTAGCGACTTTATTCATACGCAAAAACGCCATCCGCAGACCAACTTAAAATCTGCAACGATGATGTGGGATTTCTGGTCGTTGAACCCGGAGAGTTTACACCAAGTGTTGATTTTAATGTCTGACAGAGGAACTCCTTATGGTTATAGACATATGAATGGATATGGAAGTCATACCTTCTCGATGATTAATGCAGAAAATGAGCGCGTATATGTGAAATTCCACTTCAAAACAGCCCAAGGAATTAAAAATCTAACAGGACCAGAAGCAGATCAAATGCGTACAGCAGATATGGATTATGCACAACGCGATTTGTTTGAGCATATTGAAAAAGGAGCATTTCCAAAGTGGAATTTGAAAATTCAAGTGATGACGGAAGCGGAGAGTCGTGTAGCAAAAGTAAATCCATTTGATGTAACTAAAGTATGGCCACACAAAGATTATCCATTAGTTGATGTAGGAGTGTTGGAGTTGAATGAAAACCCGCAGAATTACTTCCAAGACGTTGAACAAGCAGCTTTTGCACCTACACATATCGTTGATGGAATTGGATTTTCTCCAGATCGTATGTTGCAAGGACGTATTTTATCTTATCCCGATGCACAACGCTACCGCTTAGGCGCTAACTACGAGCAAATTCCAGTAAACCGCTGCCCGTTTGCAACGAATAACTACCAACGTGATGGAGCCATGCGCATCGACGGAAATGGAGGAAGTGAACCAAACTATTATCCAAACAGTTTTGACAACATCGTGGTGGATCAAAGTTACAAAGAACCAGCTTTAGACTTAGGAGAACACGTTGTTGCAGATCACTATGATCGAAATGGAGTAGGAGAAGATGATCACTTTACGCAACCAGGTAATTTATACCGCATTATGACTGAAGAAGCAAAAGCGAATACCGTAAGTAATATTGTAGGCGCAATGAGCGGTATCGATGGACCAAAACGCGAAGAAATTATCTTCCGTCAATTGTGCCATTGGTTTAGAGCCGATGCAGATTTGGGAATGCGAATTGCCAAAGGATTACAAGTGGATGTGAGTCAATTTATGAAATAA